A DNA window from Ranitomeya imitator isolate aRanImi1 chromosome 2, aRanImi1.pri, whole genome shotgun sequence contains the following coding sequences:
- the LOC138666717 gene encoding olfactory receptor 6N1-like has translation MSVTEGEGGIVVKEQLCDLFAGELVMRKMESTIRKCSWKGYVRGDEPGLDDAKEGKFVSDEKIMDGNNLTAATDFFLLGFQGSPSIRIFLFCFFLVVYCGTICGNLLIITLVSTSKNLRTPMYFFISQLSMNDIFLSTHIAPNMLHILINNGGTITISGCICQFYFFSTAEASECFLLTVMSYDRYVAICNPLRYTSIMTAEYCAKLSATCWLIGFSIILFDIFTISKLKFCGPNTIDHFFCDLLPLQEMSCSDIFILRLEIFFLSIISVIIPTIIIILSYFNIIVTILRTPSSTGRQKAFSTCSSHLTVVSIYYWTMFGVYVFPVKVETLSISKVLSLVYTVFTPLINPMIYSLRNKDIHKALKNILVSKIIVNY, from the exons ATGAGCGTAACGGAGGGTGAAGGTGGAATtgtggtgaaggagcagttatgtgACCTTTTTGCTGGGGAGCTGGTTATGAGAAAAATGGAATccaccataagaaagtgcagctggaaAGGCTATGTCAGAGGGGATGAGCCAGGCCTCGATGATGCCAaagaaggaaagtttgttagtgatgaaaagatcatggat GGGAACAACCTGACTGCGGCCACAGATTTTTTCCTCTTAGGGTTCCAAGGCAGCCCATCTATCAGAATATTCTTGTTCTGCTTTTTCCTGGTGGTTTACTGTGGGACGATATGTGGGAACCTCCTGATCATCACCCTGGTGTCCACCAGCAAGAACCTCCGCACTCCAATGTacttcttcatctcacaactgTCTATGAATGACATCTTCTTAAGTACGCACATTGCCCCCAACATGCTTCATATTCTAATAAATAATGGTGGGACCATTACTATTTCTGGTTGCATTTGTCAGTTTTATTTCTTCAGTACTGCAGAAGCCTCTGAATGTTTCCTCCTCACGGTGATGTCCTATGACAGATACGTGGCCATCTGTAATCCCCTCCGTTATACCTCTATAATGACAGCTGAATATTGTGCTAAATTATCTGCTACTTGTTGGTTGATCGGTTTTTCAATTATATTATTCGACATTTTTACAATATCAAAGCTGAAGTTCTGTGGACCCAACACCATAGACCATTTCTTCTGTGACCTTCTTCCCTTACAAGAAATGTCCTGCTCCGACATTTTTATTCTTCGATTAGAAATTTTCTTCCTTAGCATAATATCAGTTATCATACCaacaataataatcattttatCATATTTTAATATTATTGTCACAATCTTAAGGACCCCGTCCAGCACCGGTagacagaaagccttctccacctgtagctccCACCTCACTGTGGTCTCCATATATTACTGGACCATGTTCGGTGTTTATGTGTTTCCAGTGAAAGTGGAAACCTTGAGCATCAGTAAGGTCCTATCTCTGGTATACACGGTGTTTACTCCATTGATCAATCCTATGATATACAGTCTAAGAAATAAAGACATTCATAAAGCTTTGAAAAATA tcttggtttcaaaaataattgtaaactat